In candidate division KSB1 bacterium, the sequence ATTCGGGAGACCGTGCCAGAGTTGCGGATTAACCTCGATAGAAGCCGGGTCGCTGATTTGGGGTTGAGCACTGCTCAGATCGGACAGGTTATCAGCAGCAGTATCTTAGGAACTGTCGCGACCCGTTTTCGCGAGGGTGGCGATGAATTTGATATTCGAGTTCAATTGACCAAAGATGCTCGGACCAATAAAACCGATATCGAAAATATTTTGTTGCTAACACCCATGGGCAGGCAGATCCCATTGCGAGCCGTGGCGACGGTCGATTACTCGAAGGCCCCAAAACAAATTATCCGTGAAGATCAGGAGCGGCTGGTAACTGTTGATATCGATGTCTCTGGTCGGGATTTACGGAGCACAACCAGCGATATCCGAAAAGCGCTGAAGCAAATGCCCATCCCCAATGACTTTCGCATCGAGATCGGTGGTGTAGCTGAGGAACAGCAGGAATCATTCATGTACCTGGGCCTGGCTTTGGTGGTCGCCATTCTTTTGACTTACATGGTGATGGCTTCTCAATTCGAATCGTTGCTCGATCCGTTCATCATTCTGTTTACGATCCCGCTTTCATTCATCGGAGTCGCGCTGGCACTGTTGGTTACCGGCACAGAGTTAACCGTAATGGCGCTGGTGGGCTTGGTAATGCTGGTGGGGATCGTCGTGAATAATGGGATCGTATTGGTTGATTATATCAATCAGCTTCGAGAGCGGGGAATGGAGCTTTATGAGGCCATCTTTAAAGCTGGATTGGTGCGAATGCGGCCAGTACTTATGACGGCATTGACGACGATCTTCGGGATGTTCCCATTGGCATTAGGCCTTGGCGAAAGTGGTGAAAACTGGGCACCGATGGCCCGTTCGGTCATCGGCGGATTGACCGTGGCCACGGTCCTCACCCTGATTGTCGTCCCAGTGATCTATGCTGTTGTCGAAATTTTAGCCGAGCGGATTCGAGCAAAACGAGAGGCCCGCATGCGTGCAAAATATGGCATTCCTGTTGCAGAACAAGCATGAACGAAGTGACCATTCTCAGCGACGCAATTGGTGCGATCCTTCAACCTCACCAATATTTTGGATGAATTGGCAATGGCAGTCTTACCCCATAAAGAGTGATCCCTATAAATCGGAGAGGATGGCAAGCAACCTTATTGCAGAAAGCGATCCCACTGCAATCAGATTGATGATTGCGGTGGGATTTTGCTTATTCGTGAACTTGGTGAGGATGAATGGTACGCGCGAATCCCAGCAGAGGCTTTTGTCGATGGAGATGATGGCCCTTTTTTGAGTTGCAAGCCAAGCATGATATTGGAAATCGGCCGATTTTCAAGATGAAACTGATTTAGAACTCAGCCGTTCAATAAGAATATTTTTATAAACTCTCAGATTAACTTGAGTGAAATTTTCAATATGAACATTTTTCAAATAAAGATGCTTCAATATCGCAAATAATGAACAATCGTGCTCATTCAGAAAACAAATTGGAGGGATGATAAATGGGACAAATCGAACGTGTTGGAATTTTATCGGACAGCCATGATAATTTGCCAGCAATTCGAGCGGCGGTGCGATTGTTTAACGATCGGAAAGTCGATTTGGTGATCCATGCGGGTGATTTAGTAGCTCCATTTACCGCAAAAGAGATGAAGCAACTGAATTGTCCCTTTAAAATAATCTTGGGGAATAATGATGGGGAGATCTTAGGGCTCTATCGCGTTTACGATGGCAAGGTTTATCAGCCTCCTTATCAATTTAAAGTCAATGAGAAAAGCGTATTAGTCCTTCATGATCCGATTTTGTTATCAGCTCTAAAAGAGACGGCAAAATTTGACCTCATCATTTATGGCCACGACCACACTGCTTCGATTACCCAAATGCCAAGCGGCACCATTGTGGTGAATCCTGGAGAATGTGGTGGTTGGTTGACTGGAAAGCATACCGTAGCAATTTGGGATGTCGTTACGCATCAGGTCGAACTAATCCAACTAACATTATGATTGTTGCTATATGTTAGTGATATCTTCAATGGCCAGCAAGCTGGATATTGCCCTAGTTACTTGCAACATTCACGATCCATTTCAAAATGAAAAAATATCTTTTAATGATTACTTGATTCGTCGTGAAAAAATTATTGACAATTAATTTTAAAGTTATATATTCACCTATGGCGGAAACGCAATGATCAAAATATCAGTTGATCGATTGGAATGGTTTTTTGAGCAATTTAAAGAAAAAAAGATTCTGGTAATTGGCGATTTAATGTTGGATCGCTATGTTTGGGGGGTGGTAAATCGAATTTCGCCAGAAGCACCTGTTCCAGTCGTCGAGGTGACCAATGAGTTCATTCGTCTGGGAGGTGCGGCCAATGTCGCTAATAATCTTGCTTCCCTGGGCGCTTCTCCAATTCCCATCGGAGTGGTTGGCAATGATGTGGAAGGACAGCAGCTAATCGAACTGATGAGAACACTCAAGTTTGCAACGGATTGGATAGCGATCGATGATTCTCGCCCCACGGTCGTAAAGACACGAATCATAGCCAACGACCAACATGTGGTCCGAGCGGATCGTGAAAGCCGGATATCGATTAATTCTTCCATAATGAACAAGATTCTGCATGCAATCAATTGCAATATTCAAGATGTGGATGCCATTATTCTTGAAGATTATAACAAAGGTTTGTTGAGCAAGGAACTCATTGGCGAAATAATTGCAATAGCCAAGCAGCATCAGAAAATTATCACTGTTGATCCGAAATTCGACAATTTTTTTGAGTATAAAAATGTAACGCTATTCAAACCCAATCGAAAGGAAGCAGAGGCGGCGTTGGGTATCAAGATTGGCTCAATTGATCAGGTGGAGCAAGCGTGTCGCCTCATGATGGATCGCTTGGCCTGTGAAGTTGTCTTAATGACTCTTGGCGATCAAGGAATGTGCTTATTGACCTCGAGAGGAGAATTTAACCAAATTCCAACCAAAGCTCGAAAAGTTCATGATGTATCTGGTGCAGGCGATACCGTAATTGGGACGCTAACCCTGGTGCTGGCTTCTGGCGGTGAATTGAAAGAAGCAGTGACATTGGCGAACCATGCTGCTGGAGTGGTTTGCGGTGAGGTGGGCGTTGTGCCTATTGAACCAGAAAAGCTAAGAGAATCGCTGGCTGAGAGCACATAGAACCCAGTGAACCATCTTGTGATGATCTTTATTTTGTTCATTAGTGAAAAATTGAAAGGCATACTCAATTGCAAAGTTATCGGCACATGATTTTGGCGATCGTTCTGTCGACGGTCCCCACTTCTTGGTGCCAGAGCGAATCGTATTGGCAGCAGTTCGTCCACTATCGGATCCGCGCGAGTCTCGATTGCAACACCCACAGCATTCACGCCATTGAGGAATTGGAATATCATAACCTGTCCCCGGATACGCTTACCGAATTATTTTTTCATCTCTATCCCAATGCCTTTCAAAAAAACTCCATTATGGACCGCGAGGCCCGTGCTGCTTCGGTCAATATCATCCAAACGGATGCGAATCTAGGGTGGATCAAGGTTGATTCCATCGAGGTTCGTGATCTTAGTTCCAACCAAAAAATTTCCTTTGATGATAAGATCGATGATACTATTCTTAAGATAAATTTGAACGCAAAGCTATTGCCAGGTGAGCGATTGTTAATTCGAATGAAGTTCGTGACAAAGATCCGGCAATTCCTCCCCGCTGGGGGCAAAGGGGGTTATCGAGGCAATCATTATGAAGTTAGCCAATGGTATCCGAAAATCTGCGTCTATGATAAAAATGGATGGAATGCGACTCCGTACCACTGGTTGGGTGAATTTTATGGCGAGTTTGGGACTTTTGATGTCCAGCTTGATCTGCCCGCTTCATATATTGTCGGTGCTACGGGAGAAGTGGTGTATGGAGATCCTGGATGGCGTAAAGCCGCGATTGATTCGACTGGGAATGCGGTCTCACAAATTACCAAGATATCTTTGACCAAGGCAGTGATCAATGAAGCGGCTCCGCGACGGGTAGTGTCATTTCATGCTGAGAATGTCCACGATTTCGTATGGATCGCAAGCCCCGACTACTTATATCAGGCGGGAAAATGGAATGATGTCCCGATACATATTTTGTTTCAGAAAAGTTCTAAGCAGGTTTGGTACAATACTGCGCTAACTCGGGCACAGCAAGCCTTAACTTGGCTGAACGATACGATCGGAAAATATCCCTATCCTCAATTGACGCTTGTTGAGGGAGTTCTGTTTGGTGGCATGGAATATCCGATGGTTGCTGTGCTGGGCGATGTTGATTTAACCTTAATTTTGCATGAAATTTGTCATAATTATTTCTATGGGGCGTTGGCTAATAATGAAGCGAAAGAGGGTTGGCTGGATGAGGGACTGGTCACTTTTCTCAGTGATCGACTGGTTCGTGAAAATGCCCCTAGGTACATGGCCAAGACAACGCCTTCTATTCCTATTCGTGCCGCATTCATTCGCAACCAGTTCGGTCAAGTTTCCCTCGACGATATTAAATTGAACTCGATCTATTATTACCTTTACAGCGGGCATCAACAGCCGCTATCTACCCCCCCTTGGAAACTTGGAAATCTTTTTCTTTATAGCTATAACATCTACGCAAAACCCGCCAGGATCTTCGCAATGCTGGAGTATCTATTGGGCAGGGATGGTTTTGACCGCATGCTAAAACAGTACTATCAACAATGGAAGTTTAAACATGTTGATCGTTTTGCTTTGCAGAAAGTCTGCGAACAGATAAGTGGCCAAGACTTAAGCTGGTTCTTCCATCAATGGATCGATCAAACGAAGCGAATCGATTACGCGATTACCGAGGTGACAACAGCTAAATCGGGCGATGGGAGCTGGCGGACAGAGTTCTTGATTAAGCGACTTGGCTCAGGCAACATGCCGATCGAACTAATGGTTGTGACTGAGTTAGGGGATACGCTGCGCCAACGCTGGCAGAATGAGCAGCAAAACAGCACGATTTTCTTCAATACCCATTCAAAAATTACAGACTTCCAATTGGACCCTGGCGACGTTATTCTGGATCAAAATCGTTTGAATAATGGCCGATTCACGATCAAACATTATCTTTATCCCGATTTTCCCAGCATGTATTACCTTCCCAGAGATGCGTATTCTGCGTTTTGGTGGCCCCAGCTATGGTATAATAATATCGATGGAGCAAAAATTGGCGTGAAATTGTATGGTGGCTATCTGAATCGATATTATGTTGTCAGAAGCCGCTTGTGGTATGGCGTTCGCTCCAAACAAGTTGATTTCGAAATCGGGTATACGATGCCCTGGGAATGGATCAATGAGAATTGGTGGCGCCACGTTTATCTCATCAGAGCCGAAGGTCGGGCTCAACTGTCTCTAAGCGCCAATTATGTGAAGAGCCGTGAAATCGCTGGGCTGGAGAACCTCAATATTAAGTTCGGCTTTGCGCACCAGCATGTTTTCGACGAGCGATACACGGATCGGATTGTTCTCTGGGATGACCAAACGATTCATGTACCCGAGTGGGATATGGGATCGATCAACAAATTTTTCTTCTCATACAGCAATTCCACCAACCCAAAAAACTTTCCCCAATATCAATATTCAGTTCGCGCACAAATTTCAGATCAATTATGGGGCAGCGATTTCAATTATTATCGTTTAGCGTTTGAGCATCAGGTGGTCATGGGGAGCATCAGAAGTAATAGGAAGTTGAATGTAAGAAATTTTTTGGGCTTTGCCATATCATCACAGCATCGGGTTCCGCTTCAGGAACAGTTCGGCATTGCTGAAGCCAATGCAAGCCAACGTTTCGAACATTATTACTTGAGCTCCCCCGGTTCGAAGCCTTATTGGATGGCCTTATACCTCCCTGGGGATGGAAATCTGAGGGGTTATTTCAATAAGCTCATTGCAGGTAACCAGTCGCTTACTTCTGAGCGAATTGCAGCGGTGAATTTTGAACTGATTCAGCGGAATTTTCAACAACTGTTCCCCCACCAAATTAAAACGCTTGTTCAGGGCATTGATCTTTGTCTGTTTTTTGATGTCGGTAGGATCTGGGACGTGAGGCTGGAGCATGATTTTTTAATGGATGCCGGGATAGGTTGGCGCTTTTATCAAATGATTTTTGGAAAACAGCGGACTCTCCGCTTGGAGCTGCCCCTGTGGCTGAGTCGCCCCCGCATCGACCGCTTTCATCCACCTGAATCCCGCTGGAAATTCCGTTGGATAATCAGTTTTGAATAAGAGAATTCCAGCCTCCCATGCCCGATCCACCGATGCAATGTTTCATCGGATCTGCATTAGCAAATTTATCGGATGTTAGAAGCATTCAAGGTGGGAGGATTAAACCAAAATTGCTGTCTCCATTGTGACCACGTTCATGAAACAATCCAGCGACAGATGTATGCTGAAGCCCTGGGCAGCAAAATTTATTAGTCCATCTCTTGTAATGATTTTAGTCTCCTTTGGTAATTATGTCATGGGGTTCGACCAACAAGACAATGGTCTCATCGTCCGCTTCGGATTGGTGAGGTGTATCTCGTTTTACCAAAAATGCCTCCCCTGGCTTGATGGTCACCTGGTGATTTGTGAGATTGATTTTCAAAAGGCCTTTCAGTACAATAAACAGCTCATCCTGCCGAGAATGCCGATGCCAATGATATTTTCCTTTGATCTTTACCAACCGCACGATCGAATCGTTCACTCGGAACAGATCCAACGGGACCCAGTAATTGTCAATCATCTTTGCCATTTCGTCAAGTGAGACTTTTTCTGCGCGGTTATTCATTTGTTATTCTCCTTCTAATCCAAGTTCTTCCAAAAGGGGGAATAATATGGGATTGACATCATACCAAATTTCGTCATCCAAGCCGTATTCAGTGTAGCTCATTTGCATGAACAGTTTCTTGGTCGCCTCAAAATTTACCAGCGATTTTGATTGTCGAATTTCCAGAAGCTGCTCCAGCTCTTTTTTTGAATATGCGGTTTTGTACAAATTTCTGATGCGCACCTCCGCCATGTCCACCACTTCCTCATCGATAAAATCGATTTTTTCCATCATGGCGACGATGCAACATTGTCGGACCAATTTCACTAATTCGAAAACGATCCCACCGCTCAGAGTCACAATTTTCTCTATGGCATCGTCAAAGATCAATTTGCTGGGCATCCTTTTGGTGATGATCTCCTTGAGTTTGCTGCGATTTTTTTCATTGGGATGCCCCAATCGATCTTCGATTGCAAAGTGGGACAGGTAATAAATGCCGTTGAAATTATTAAAGAGGGTAATAAATTCTGGATCATATTTCAACATTAAAGGAAAGGTGTAAACCATGAAACACGGAAGTCGAATGAGATTGCGCAGCGATTTCGTAAAGAGGTCTTTAGCATTTTCGATGCTGATCTTATCCATGTTAGGCACCAGCACCAGCACGTCCTTTTTGGTCTGCAGATCAATATCTTCGATCGCTTCATTCAAAAGGCTTATCATATCGCCAATGCCGGGTTTGGAGCTTTGTTTGAGCACCTCCTTATAGCTTTGCTCCTGCTGGGCATCTTTTGAGATTTTGTCAATTGTGCCTGTATCGAGCAAAATTTCGGTCGCTTTGCCGCCTTTGACGGCCACGGCAACTTCTTTGCTGATCTCCCATCCATAGCCGTAATTCAAAAATTTGTCGATCTTATCGCCGATCGGCAACTTCTCTTTTTTGGCAATTGCCCCGACCTCTTTTAGAATCTTTGATATTAACCCCTCCAGGTTGAATTCAAAATTGCTAATGAAATTTTTGCCGGGCAACAAAATAGCATGGAATTCCTTTTTCAGGTCCTCTTTCAACTTGCCCAATTCTGTAGACTTGCCACAACCCGGCGGCCCAGAAAGCAACACCTTCGGAAAACCAGTATCAGTTTTTAATATGGTCTTGATTTCGGCCAGTGGACTGGGATCTCGA encodes:
- the rfaE1 gene encoding D-glycero-beta-D-manno-heptose-7-phosphate kinase; translated protein: MIKISVDRLEWFFEQFKEKKILVIGDLMLDRYVWGVVNRISPEAPVPVVEVTNEFIRLGGAANVANNLASLGASPIPIGVVGNDVEGQQLIELMRTLKFATDWIAIDDSRPTVVKTRIIANDQHVVRADRESRISINSSIMNKILHAINCNIQDVDAIILEDYNKGLLSKELIGEIIAIAKQHQKIITVDPKFDNFFEYKNVTLFKPNRKEAEAALGIKIGSIDQVEQACRLMMDRLACEVVLMTLGDQGMCLLTSRGEFNQIPTKARKVHDVSGAGDTVIGTLTLVLASGGELKEAVTLANHAAGVVCGEVGVVPIEPEKLRESLAEST
- a CDS encoding cupin domain-containing protein; this translates as MNNRAEKVSLDEMAKMIDNYWVPLDLFRVNDSIVRLVKIKGKYHWHRHSRQDELFIVLKGLLKINLTNHQVTIKPGEAFLVKRDTPHQSEADDETIVLLVEPHDIITKGD
- a CDS encoding M1 family aminopeptidase translates to MQSYRHMILAIVLSTVPTSWCQSESYWQQFVHYRIRASLDCNTHSIHAIEELEYHNLSPDTLTELFFHLYPNAFQKNSIMDREARAASVNIIQTDANLGWIKVDSIEVRDLSSNQKISFDDKIDDTILKINLNAKLLPGERLLIRMKFVTKIRQFLPAGGKGGYRGNHYEVSQWYPKICVYDKNGWNATPYHWLGEFYGEFGTFDVQLDLPASYIVGATGEVVYGDPGWRKAAIDSTGNAVSQITKISLTKAVINEAAPRRVVSFHAENVHDFVWIASPDYLYQAGKWNDVPIHILFQKSSKQVWYNTALTRAQQALTWLNDTIGKYPYPQLTLVEGVLFGGMEYPMVAVLGDVDLTLILHEICHNYFYGALANNEAKEGWLDEGLVTFLSDRLVRENAPRYMAKTTPSIPIRAAFIRNQFGQVSLDDIKLNSIYYYLYSGHQQPLSTPPWKLGNLFLYSYNIYAKPARIFAMLEYLLGRDGFDRMLKQYYQQWKFKHVDRFALQKVCEQISGQDLSWFFHQWIDQTKRIDYAITEVTTAKSGDGSWRTEFLIKRLGSGNMPIELMVVTELGDTLRQRWQNEQQNSTIFFNTHSKITDFQLDPGDVILDQNRLNNGRFTIKHYLYPDFPSMYYLPRDAYSAFWWPQLWYNNIDGAKIGVKLYGGYLNRYYVVRSRLWYGVRSKQVDFEIGYTMPWEWINENWWRHVYLIRAEGRAQLSLSANYVKSREIAGLENLNIKFGFAHQHVFDERYTDRIVLWDDQTIHVPEWDMGSINKFFFSYSNSTNPKNFPQYQYSVRAQISDQLWGSDFNYYRLAFEHQVVMGSIRSNRKLNVRNFLGFAISSQHRVPLQEQFGIAEANASQRFEHYYLSSPGSKPYWMALYLPGDGNLRGYFNKLIAGNQSLTSERIAAVNFELIQRNFQQLFPHQIKTLVQGIDLCLFFDVGRIWDVRLEHDFLMDAGIGWRFYQMIFGKQRTLRLELPLWLSRPRIDRFHPPESRWKFRWIISFE
- a CDS encoding metallophosphoesterase; translation: MGQIERVGILSDSHDNLPAIRAAVRLFNDRKVDLVIHAGDLVAPFTAKEMKQLNCPFKIILGNNDGEILGLYRVYDGKVYQPPYQFKVNEKSVLVLHDPILLSALKETAKFDLIIYGHDHTASITQMPSGTIVVNPGECGGWLTGKHTVAIWDVVTHQVELIQLTL